One window from the genome of Asterias amurensis chromosome 12, ASM3211899v1 encodes:
- the LOC139945395 gene encoding monocarboxylate transporter 12-like gives MSDDGNPRGSWFAVLCLLVSWLMWVGGLKGLGIMLPTFTEQFTTETYLTGWLMVLVNGSIYLSGIFAAQLESVCGTRAVIVASGFMVGGSVIAASFATSVVQLAVILALGFGPGISFANILSKSLIGRCFKTNYATANGIGQVGSPLGLILMAPLVQLLLDTYGWRGAMLLLGGIGLHLAVCGALLPQPLAEKQNQESYQQVPSSEETKSKLRRDNESSSRIQLLKEVIMKIKHSFGISVCLQNTFWIPTVIFISDRLLCTVWSVYYVDHILNKGFSAEDAIVFCTAAGVTNLTAKLFIGPLVDRGVLKLRTLMATLLTLCSISLLTDPWMNSYWLAIVNVAIFISTNGGVASLNDVYMRELIGPELLTCAFSWMELVTGIVVSCSGFFPGLIHDQTGSYDLAFVMMGCVCLASLAVLVAESLLLNKSVWSN, from the exons ATGTCCGACGATGGCAATCCCCGTGGAAGCTGGTTCGCCGTATTATGTCTACTAGTTTCATGGTTGATGTGGGTTGGAGGGCTTAAGGGTCTAGGCATCATGCTGCCGACTTTTACGGAACAATTTACAACCGAGACGTACCTGACGGGCTGGTTGATGGTTTTAGTCAATGGCTCCATCTACCTATCTG GTATCTTTGCAGCACAACTTGAATCTGTGTGTGGAACCAGAGCTGTGATCGTAGCGAGTGGATTCATGGTTGGGGGATCTGTGATTGCTGCCTCCTTCGCAACGAGTGTCGTTCAACTCGCCGTAATATTAGCTCTTGGATTTG GACCTGGGATAAGTTTTGCAAACATATTGTCAAAATCGTTGATTGGTCGTTGTTTCAAGACTAACTATGCTACGGCCAATGGTATTGGACAGGTAGGGAGTCCATTGGGATTAATTCTTATGGCTCCTTTAGTCCAATTACTTCTTGATACCTACGGATGGCGTGGAGCTATGCTTTTGCTTGGTGGAATTGGTTTACATCTTGCCGTATGTGGCGCTCTTCTCCCACAACCATTAGCAGAAAAGCAAAACCAAGAGTCATATCAACAAGTGCCCTCTAGTGAAGAAACGAAATCAAAATTACGAAGAGACAACGAGTCAAGTTCCAGAATACAACTTTTGAAAGAAGTTATAATGAAGATAAAACATAGTTTTGGTATCTCCGTCTGTTTGCAGAACACTTTCTGGATCCCAACTGTGATATTCATATCTGATAGATTGTTATGTACGGTATGGAGTGTATATTACGTCGATCACATACTCAATAAAGGTTTCAGTGCTGAAGATGCTATTGTATTTTGCACAGCTGCAGGAGTGACAAACTTAACTGCGAAGTTATTTATTGGTCCCCTCGTTGACAGAGGTGTCTTAAAGTTACGAACTCTCATGGCAACACTACTCACATTGTGTTCAATAAGTTTATTGACCGATCCGTGGATGAACTCATACTGGCTAGCGATAGTGAATGTGGCAATTTTTATTTCCACTAATGGTGGAGTTGCTTCATTGAATGACGTCTACATGAGGGAGCTGATTGGCCCTGAGTTACTTACGTGTGCGTTCAGTTGGATGGAATTGGTGACTGGAATTGTTGTCTCTTGCAGCGGGTTTTTCCCAG GTTTGATACACGACCAGACTGGAAGCTACGACTTGGCTTTTGTAATGATGGGGTGTGTTTGTCTCGCATCTTTGGCGGTGCTTGTTGCTGAGAGtcttttgttaaacaaatcaGTGTGGTCCAACTAA